From the Silurus meridionalis isolate SWU-2019-XX unplaced genomic scaffold, ASM1480568v1 Scaffold367, whole genome shotgun sequence genome, the window TTTACAGTTTTTTCAGAATCTTTGTTTTGGTTCCTTGGACTTTTATTTTCCAAGACTGAACTCAGAAATAAATTTAGATCAGTGAGTTTTAAGATACAGAGGTTTGATCTGAAGTGTCCCACTTTGCCAGTATTTATACTAATTGGGTAGAGTTTATTCTGGTGACATGGGGCATACATTTCTTTTAACTTTCCATTACGGTCAGGAACTGGACATTGAGTCCGTTTTAAACAAGGATGTTATGTAGTGTTTAGCGTCTTACATTTTTGTGAATCATCACAGCAGATGGCGCTTTAGTCTCGATTTTATTTCCTTCTTGCCCAAAGTAACGCATCCAGCAGATATCGTTGTCCAGCAGTGAAAAGACGTCGCGTTTCCATGGCAACATTTGATATTGATGACGAAACATTATGTGTACAGTTTTGTCTCCAGGTAACgccctgtttattttaaatctgaGTGGTTCCACTACCACTGCCCTgtatttactcatttacataTATTCAATATAGAAATAAGAagaatgtgatatatatatatatatatatatatatatatatatatatatatatatatatatatatatatatatatacacagtactctgcataaaaaataataaataaaagagtccAAATTAATATTAGTTAGTGTATGTATTAGTtagtgtatgtgacaaataaaatgtgattttattttattaaaaaaaaaattatttatatcctTTATGATGCACAATTTATATACATTCCTGTTATGTTCTCCCTTTGACCTCTAAGCTAAGAGGTGTTTTGTTTACTTCCCGTGCACTGTAGAAATATAGTGATAGTGACAATACAGTGACTTTCCTTTTAATTGGTCCAAACAATCTTTAACTCTGATTATCTTCCCTTTTATggcttattgttttattaagtaAGCATGATTAACAAAAATGATTGCAATATAAACTGACTCCAGTCAAAAtcaatttacaattacattttttatttttgatgtattttgtacaaaagcacaaatatatttgtaggTTTCAGATGTATTTCATGTCAGGTGTCTATCCAGTAGTTTGTAGTGCAGATcctaaatcacaaaaaaaaaaaaaaacaattagagaACAAAATGACTTCATGAATTATAGGGTTCCTctgtctgtttaaaaataaagagagaaagaacagcaCAAATACCTTTGAAGTGAAACCATGGGTGATGCTCTATCTGCTCCAGACTCGGACGGCCTGCTGGTTTGGTGCACAAACACCAACGGATCAGATGCATGCATTCTGTTAAACAATACACAGATACAGAAATCAGTGAAACAtagagaaaagaatagaaacgTCACTAATAAAGATCatgctgtataatatttaaCGTCTTAAAAACAGTTATgcataatatataacattttggtataaatattattgattGCATATGAAATTATTCACACTTATAGCTGTTATaagatcaaacaaataaatgcttctTTCTCTGTTCAAGTAAATGTACAATAGAAACTTCAGCCTGCTTTGACTTATTCCATAACTTATCAGTCTTTGCAGTTTCTTACCTTCAGAATGACTTCTGGAGAAAAGCACATGACCATGTTTCACGTCCTTCCTGGTGTTGAAAGGCAGAGAGCCACACACCAGTCTGTACAGTGTCACACCCACAGACCAGACAGTCGCTGGTTCTGccaaatactttttctttttaaaccactCAGGAGGAGCGTAGCTGGGTGTGCCTGTTAATGACATTCCAGTTAGTAAAGAAGCACACATCTCATTACCATGCAAAACTCAGATACGTTTTCAGAGCTTTCAGATAATATACCTGTAAATTCTTTGTACTTGTCCTTGATCAAGTCTCCGCACCCGAAGTCAATCAGCTTAACTTTAAGAGTGTTCGTCTGAACCATGATGTTTTCTGGCTTGACGTCACGATGCAGAATTCCCCGGCTCTTGCAATGCTTCAGAGCATCTATCAGCTGAACCATCACTAAACGAGCCACAGTCTCAGGCAAGCAGCTGCCATACCTACTGCAGAACTGGTGGAGGTTTTCACATGGTTCAGGTCGTTCCAGAACTATGTAGTAGCACTTTGGCTGTTCATACCACTCCAGAATCCGCAGGATGTTCAAACAGTATGGTTCTGTATTTACGATGGACATCAAAGCTACCTCAGTGGGCAGGAAACCATGTCCAGGCTGTAGAAAAGAACGAGTGCTACATATTATAACCCCAAACTGCTTATAAAAGTGTTCTGAataatgtgattattattattattattattattattattattattatttttattttagtatagGTTATAGGttattgttttatgtacattacGACATGCAGAAGAAACTTACGATTTCCAGTTTTTTAGGTGCTTTACGTTTGGAGATGTACTTGATtgcaacctgaaaaaaaaatacaaatgtgttcTGTGATTAGATGAAATTATTCACATAAATGAACTAAAAAGTATCTTATCTTTTATTTGGCCTTAGATGTTATATAATTTTAGCTGATCATAAAAGTGTAGTAATCACTTCTGCAGTTTTAATGAAAATCCTACATTGAGCCATGATGCCATGATTCTTATAACAATCAGCCTCTTTCAAAAGTCACAATCACGTATCAGTGAACACTGCCATTCCTGATCTTATGATTAAATATTCAGCATGATGACTAAAAACAGGCTTCCCtaatttgtataataaatttAGACATATGATGAAGTCAGAGATATAgaataaaacaagaaagaaaagacttacTGGCAATCCATCTGCTTTACGTACACCAGCATACACAGAGCCAAATCCTCCTTTGCCCAGCAGTTCTCTCATCTCATAAACCTCCAACAAATGTGCTgtgaaaaaaacatccaaagatGAGTGTCTAATTCACATAACTAGTCCTACTGCTGTTCATCCACTTCAACTTTCTTTTGCCTTACCAATGCCTAAATGTTTAGGAGGTAGTTTATTTGTGTTGGAGACGTCagttttctcttttattatctgttttttctgtctcttctgatGAGGCTCATAATCATTGGGCAGAATATCAGGTTTCCTTTTGCCCCTGAATGATGACTTGGGCTGATCGTATGCCCTCTTCTTTATGTTCCAGCTTCCAGTGTGCTGATTGatgtataaaactaaataaagaaagtgataagaattatattttttgcattaataatgtggtgataatgcagcaacacacacacacaaagtgtataTGAATACAGAGGTGTTTCTAATGAAGGGGACAGTGAGGGTACATCACATTCACAAACCCTTGGACAagtttgcatgtattttttttttacctagttTAGTTTTGTTGGAGACGTCCGTTTTCTCTTCTATtatctgttttttctgtctcttctgatCAGGCTCATATTCATTGGGCAGGTTATCAGATTTCCTTTTGCCCCTGAATGATGACTTGGGCTGATCATGTGCCCTGTCCTTTATGTTCCAGCTTCCAGTGTGCTGGTTGatgtataaaactaaataaagaaagtgataagaattatattttttgcataaataatgttGTAATaatgcagcaacacacacacacacacacacacacacacacacacacacacacacacacacacacacagtaaataaatgtaGGTCACATTTACAACCCCCTTTTTATCTTGACATGTTTTGCCCAATGTAGCTGccattttgtttacagttttttttcagAATCTTTGTTTTGGTTCCTTggactttttattttccaagACTGAACTCAGAAATAAATTTAGATCAGTGAGTTTTAAGATACAGAGGTTTGATTTGAAGTGTCCCACTTTGCCAGTATTTATACTAATTGGGTAGAGTTTATTCTGGTGACATGGggcatacatttctttttaactttcCATTACGGTCAGGAACTGGACATTGAGTCCGTTTTAAACAAGGATGTTATGTAGTGTTTAGCGTCTTACATTTTTTGTGAAACATCACAGCAGATGGCGCTTTAGTCTCGATTTTATTTCCTTCTTGCTCAAAATAACGCATCCAGCAGATATCGTTGTGCAGCAGTGAAAAGACGTCGCGTTTCCATGGCAACATTTGATATTGATGACGAAACAGTATGTGTACACTTTTGTCTCCAAGTAACGCccctgtttattttaaatctgaGGGGTTCCACTACCACTGCCCTgtatttactcatttacatatattcaatatagaaagaagaagatttgtgatatatatatatatatatatatatatatatatatatatatatatatatatatatatatacacacacacagtactctgcataaaaaagaataaataaaagagtccaaataaataaaaaaattaattcactATTTTGTGTGACCACATTTTCTCTGCAATCAGCATTAATTCTTCTAGGTATACTTGCACACACACTTCTGGACAGGTAgtttgttccaaacatcttgaagaactaaccacagatctagATCTACATGTAGATCTTTTGACTTGTTAATGCTgaaatcagggctctgtgggagccaaaacatttacttccaggactccttgttcttctctatgctGAGTTAGTTCTTAATgatattggctgtatgtttgtggTTGTTCTCTTTGTATTGAGTGAGACCTATACAATGGAAATAGTGTAACAAGACTTGGGTAAATTTAAAATGGCTGTTAAAGGTGACCAAATATTTTTCAGATTCTAATGGAGAttctatccgtctgtctgttcAAAGACATCACTGGGGTGGCTTCCATTTTACCACAGTCTGGTTTTAGGGTTCatgttacttaaaaaaaaaaaaaaaaaaatatatatatatatatatatatatatatatatatatatatatatatatatatatatatatatatatatatatattaccttGATTACCTGATAATACCTtgattcttacatttttttatttttttaacccctGAACAGATACAGAAAGTGCCACTGGTTTACACTCCTGTTTGAGACAGTCTTTTGTAATTTAGGATGTTTTATATGACTttatatgataaataaatgtcctttatttgtattaaataatgattGTTAATAGCATGTAATGtagctgaaaaataataataatttctgtaGAGAAATGCCAGTTATATACACTTATTTAAATCAGAAAACTGATTCAGCCTTTCCAAAGACTCCACATGTTATCCACATGCCCTGTCAGAGAAAGTGCTCAGGGTTTCATattgtataacattttaaatgtttttttattcctttacttTCAGTGGTTTAACTTGTCTTAAACTTTTAGGGCACTAATGATGAGgattatttctaaaatatttatcGTATCGTATTATGacattattttgaataaaataaatgaattaattttttcctACAGGAATTCGATCACAGAAggaattatttaaaagtaaaactaaatgCATGGAATGGGAATTATAGAGAAACAAGACATAGATtgctagggtttttttttttttagtttagctTCAAAAATATAAGTTCTCTAAAACTGAAATTAGTGCATTTAGAGTTTTGTCCAGCAGGTGGTGCAACATTACTGAGTCAGTGCTTAATACAAACGTCCTTTCCTAACAGTGAAATACTCTTAATTGGACATAGgcctttttaaatataattttagtgTCAAAATTAACACTAATTTCCATTATAATGATCGCTAATAGCGATCATTATAATGGAAATTAAATTTAATGCTGTATTAAAATGACCTACTTTTCCTGGAGGTTTGGAACTACAACAGCACAAGACCTCctgtgaaggagaaagaaggacaaaaaatgtatgtaattttaGAATTTGGTCTATAATTGGAATGCCATTAACAGAATCTCAAAGAAGCACGCTTCATTACATTGATAACTTCGAAGACTGGGTTTGACAAGTTTTAACTCTGATAGTTGACCTCTCAGCTGTAGAAGTGGAGACTGGTAATGTTGCATAAATGTTAGGAGTTTAGAAAGAGAGACTTAATCTCACTGTCTATCAGACACTTTAGCATTACCTGGACATTACTTTTGGTGAAGGAGTAGGATGCCTGGAACACTAAGTTCTGTGAAGGCCTTTTATTCCTCAATTCCTCAAACTGTTCTGACAAGTTCAACATCACCAGTTTCTACACCTTGGAGTTTGGATGCTTGACTGTGTAAGCCTTTGAAGATAATGTCAGTTGAACTAGTATTCTTTAAATCGACTGAGCATCTCCCCAGCTAACAGCTAACCTTCCCACAACTTTATCTAACGTTTCTTAAAcgtctaaatgtaaaaaaaaaaaaacgtttttaaaacaatgtttatagAACATTCTCATAACGTTATTTATACTTGATGAATGTCCTAATGTTGACTGAAAACATTATCAATACAATGTTCTAGGAACCCCCTTATGACGTTTTTTATGCTTAATAATTGTTCTGCTAATgttgatataaaatgttattagaaCAATATTCTCAGAACGTCCTTATGATGTTATTTATACTTGATGAATATTCTCCTAATGTTGATAGAAAACTTTATCAATACAATGTTCTTGGAACATTCTTCTAGTTAATACTTCtgttaattgtatttgttaaatgtttttaaaatgttattaaaattttGAGAACAACATTCATAGGATGTCATTacaatgttattgtttttgaatattgaaataaaaagtcttataacttcaaaaatgttattttttccatatttacTAAATATTATCATAATGTTATCATAAAATGTGCTGAGTGTTCATGAACACTGTTTCTGTCCTGTAATTGTACTCATATTGTATTCTCATAATACTAAACgtctaaagaacatttttatatatcatatacactcaccggccactttattaggtacaccttactagtaccgggttggacctccttttgccttcagaactgccttaatccttcatgGCATAGATTcgacaaggtactggaaacattcctcagagattttggtccatattgacatgatagcatcacgcagttgctgcagatttgtcggctgcacatccatgatgcgaatcgagactcatcagaccaggcaacgtttttttcaatcttctattgtccaattttggtgagcctgtgtgaattgtagcctcagtttcctgttcttagctgtcaggagtggcacctgGTGTGATCTTCTCCTTCTGTAGTCCAtctgcctcaaggttcgacgtgttgtgcattcagagatgctcttctgcatatctcggttgtaacgagtggttatttgagttactgttgcctttctagcagcttgaaccagtctggccattctcctctgacctctggcatcaacaaggcgtttgtgcccacagaactgccgctctctggatattttctctttttcggaccattctctgtaaaccctagagatggttgtgcatgaaaatcccagtagatcagcaggttctgaaatact encodes:
- the LOC124382462 gene encoding serine/threonine-protein kinase pim-1-like produces the protein MRYFEQEGNKIETKAPSAVMFHKKFLYINQHTGSWNIKDRAHDQPKSSFRGKRKSDNLPNEYEPDQKRQKKQIIEEKTDVSNKTKLVLYINQHTGSWNIKKRAYDQPKSSFRGKRKPDILPNDYEPHQKRQKKQIIKEKTDVSNTNKLPPKHLGIAHLLEVYEMRELLGKGGFGSVYAGVRKADGLPVAIKYISKRKAPKKLEIPGHGFLPTEVALMSIVNTEPYCLNILRILEWYEQPKCYYIVLERPEPCENLHQFCSRYGSCLPETVARLVMVQLIDALKHCKSRGILHRDVKPENIMVQTNTLKVKLIDFGCGDLIKDKYKEFTGTPSYAPPEWFKKKKYLAEPATVWSVGVTLYRLVCGSLPFNTRKDVKHGHVLFSRSHSEECMHLIRWCLCTKPAGRPSLEQIEHHPWFHFKGSALQTTG